In Oryza glaberrima chromosome 8, OglaRS2, whole genome shotgun sequence, the following are encoded in one genomic region:
- the LOC127782221 gene encoding disease resistance protein RGA2-like — MDIALASAAATWLINKLLDRLSDYAIKKLLGSEGLDAEASSLRDALRRATLVLGAVPAGAAAGVRIGNDQLLPQIDLVQRLATDLARHLDELEYYDVKKKVKKNQKSSNPLSKMNLPLTQAGQSKPKYNRTDIKQIRDTVGYLHSICDDVHKALLLDKLDAIKQAAQDASTDKRETVDNFTENPRNKVFPREEMKDIIELINSAASSDQELLVVPIVGAGGVGKTTLARLVYHDPEVKDKFDIMLWIYVSANFDEVKLTQGILEQIPECEFKSAKNLTVLQRGINKYLTKRFLLVLDDMWEESEGRWDKLLAPLRSAQAKGNVLLVTTRKLLVARITSNTEAHIDLDGMKKDDFWLFFKRCIFGDENYQGQRKLQNIAKKIATRLNGNPLAAKSVGTLLRRNINEDYWTRILDSNEWKLQESIDDIIPALKLSYNQLPYRLELLFSYCAMFPKGYNFDKGQLIRTWIALGFVMNERKKLEDEGSDCFDDLVDRSFFQKYGVSQYYTVHDLMHDVAQEVSINKCLIIDGSDLRTVPSSICHLSIWTEPVYNEQSIERNDNFEEKLDAVQDNVLGSLESLILAGVYDENYSAKFVKTLERVRYVRMLQLTAMPFNSDILLSSIKKLIHLRYLELRCMSDKPKSLPEAICKLYHLQVLDVQHWSGLNDLPKDMSNLVNLRHLFVPGSGSLHSKISRVGELKFLQELKEFQVQEADGFEISQLGNINEIRGSLSILGLETVKKKGDATRARLKDKKHLRTLSLTWGSASGSTTTVQKEVMEGLKPHENLSHLLVYNYSGATPSWLLGDSFSLGNLESLHLQDCAAVKILPPFEEMPFLKKLSLVCMPCLKSIRIDFNSADEEDELELSEIEISKCLALTSIRLHSCKALTMLSINDCEALGSLEGLSFSEKLKLCVVQGCPKLPSGFIAN, encoded by the exons ATGGATATCGCTCTTGCTTCTGCGGCGGCGACATGGCTGATCAACAAGCTCCTGGACCGGCTGAGCGACTATGCCATCAAGAAGCTGCTGGGCTCGGAGGGCCTGGACGCGGAGGCCAGCTCCCTCAGGGATGCGCTGCGGCGAGCCACGCTCGTCCTCGGCGCCGTGCCCGCCGGTGCCGCTGCAGGGGTCAGGATTGGGAACGACCAGCTACTTCCGCAGATCGACCTGGTTCAGCGGCTAGCCACCGATTTGGCCAGGCACCTCGACGAGCTCGAGTACTACGACGTCAAGAAAAAG GTAAAGAAGAACCAGAAGAGCAGCAATCCATTATCCAAAATGAATTTACCCCTTACTCAAGCTGGGCAATCAAAGCCGAAGTACAATAGAACAGACATAAAACAGATTAGAGATACTGTGGGATATTTGCATAGCATTTGTGATGATGTTCACAAGGCTCTCTTGCTAGATAAACTTGATGCAATTAAACAAGCTGCTCAAGATGCAAGTACAGACAAACGTGAGACTGTGGATAACTTCACtgaaaatcctagaaataagGTGTTCCCAAGGGAAGAAATGAAAGATATTATAGAACTAATTAATAGTGCTGCATCGAGTGATCAAGAACTTTTAGTTGTTCCAATAGTTGGTGCTGGTGGTGTTGGGAAGACAACACTTGCTCGATTGGTGTACCATGACCCAGAAGTAAAAGATAAATTTGACATCATGCTCTGGATCTACGTATCTGCTAACTTTGATGAAGTTAAGCTTACACAAGGGATTCTGGAACAAATACCTGAATGTGAGTTCAAAAGCGCCAAGAATCTCACTGTGCTTCAGCGTGGTATCAACAAATATTTGACCAAAAGATTTCTGCTTGTTCTGGATGACATGTGGGAAGAGAGTGAGGGTCGTTGGGACAAGTTATTGGCCCCACTTAGATCCGCACAGGCTAAGGGTAACGTACTCTTGGTAACTACTCGGAAGTTATTGGTGGCTAGGATAACTAGCAACACAGAAGCACACATTGACTTAGATGGTATGAAAAAAGATGACTTCTGGTTATTCTTCAAAAGATGCATATTTGGTGATGAAAACTATCAAGGCCAAAGGAAGCTACAGAATATTGCTAAGAAAATAGCCACCAGACTGAATGGCAATCCATTGGCAGCAAAAAGTGTTGGTACACTTTTGAGAAGAAATATTAATGAGGATTACTGGACAAGAATTCTAGATAGCAATGAATGGAAGTTACAAGAAAGTATTGATGACATTATACCTGCACTAAAGCTCAGTTACAATCAGCTTCCCTATCGTCTTGAGCTACTCTTCAGTTACTGTGCTATGTTTCCAAAGGGTTACAATTTTGACAAAGGACAGTTGATACGTACATGGATTGCTCTGGGATTTGTCATGAATGAGAGAAAGAAATTGGAGGATGAAGGAAGTGACTGTTTTGATGATTTGGTAGACCGAAGCTTTTTCCAGAAATATGGAGTGTCACAGTATTATACTGTGCATGATTTAATGCATGATGTTGCACAAGAAGTCTCCATTAACAAATGCCTTATTATTGATGGGTCAGATCTTCGAACAGTTCCGTCGTCCATTTGTCACCTTAGCATCTGGACTGAGCCGGTGTACAATGAGCAAAGCATAGAACGGAATGATAACTTTGAAGAGAAGTTAGATGCAGTCCAGGATAATGTCTTGGGAAGCTTGGAGAGTTTAATTCTTGCAGGTGTATATGATGAGAACTACTCTGCTAAGTTTGTGAAGACTCTTGAGCGAGTACGTTATGTCCGGATGCTCCAGTTAACAGCAATGCCATTCAATTCTGACATTCTACTATCCAGTATAAAGAAGTTAATCCATCTTCGCTACTTAGAACTGAGGTGTATGTCGGATAAGCCCAAATCTTTGCCTGAGGCTATATGTAAGCTCTACCACCTACAAGTACTAGATGTTCAACATTGGAGTGGTCTAAATGATTTGCCAAAGGATATGAGTAATCTTGTGAACCTACGCCATCTGTTTGTTCCGGGGTCAGGATCATTGCACTCCAAGATATCCAGAGTTGGGGAACTTAAGTTTCTACAAGAACTGAAAGAATTTCAGGTTCAAGAAGCCGATGGCTTTGAGATTTCACAACTCGGGAACATAAATGAAATCAGAGGATCACTTAGTATCCTCGGCCTTGAGACTGTCAAAAAGAAGGGAGATGCAACTCGTGCAAGGCTTAAAGACAAAAAACACCTGAGGACACTTTCACTAACATGGGGGAGTGCAAGCGGAAGTACTACTACCGTCCAGAAAGAAGTGATGGAGGGTCTTAAACCACATGAAAACCTTTCCCATCTTCTTGTCTACAATTATTCTGGTGCTACTCCATCATGGTTATTAGGAGATAGTTTCTCACTTGGCAATTTAGAAAGCCTCCATCTCCAGGATTGTGCAGCAGTGAAGATCCTACCACCATTTGAGGAGATGCCATTCCTGAAGAAGCTGTCCTTGGTTTGTATGCCCTGTCTGAAAAGTATCAGGATTGACTTCAACTCTGCCGATGAGGAGGATGAACTTGAGTTAAGCGAAATTGAAATATCCAAATGTTTAGCTTTAACATCCATAAGACTACATTCATGCAAGGCGTTGACTATGTTAAGCATCAATGATTGTGAGGCACTAGGTTCCTTAGAGGGCTTGTCATTTTCTGAAAAACTGAAGCTGTGTGTTGTCCAAGGATGCCCAAAACTTCCGTCAGGTTTCATCGCAAACTGA
- the LOC127783031 gene encoding uncharacterized protein LOC127783031, with protein MDETESTYLKHCRKVVYMGHCQFLVTNHPVQKKGKHLKQKADHRTKPKHRNGKSMFAMVKNLKVVFGANLQRAKMATWRCIYGKSKDTLEARNDIKHMEQRDVLHSEPIEKGSHYLSPASYTLSKKEKEIMFECLESIKVPSRYSSNIKSIISTKDKKFINLKSHDYHVLMTQLLPVITRGFLADNVRATTTKLCVFLNAISQKIIDLDSLAALQEDVVQCLVSFELIFPLSFFNIMTHILCHVVKEIDIIDPVYLHNMFPFERYMDVLKKYVRNRSRPEASIAKGNGTEEGKGTLGRRAIMTTDNDLFRKVHFTVLQQSSLVAPYIEEHQAIVRSENIGKSDAWITCYHIDTFPAWLRQHLMGNETIDRQLAFLARGPSCSVSTFQGYEINGYTFYTRAKDKKSTNQNNDVRINAIRYDSTTSMYYGVIDNIWELDYGPLKVPLFRCQWIDDSGSSVVGPMV; from the exons atggatgaaactgaaagtacgTATCTGAAGCATtgcaggaaggttgtgtacatgggccatTGTCAATTCCTTGTTACAAACCACCCTGtacagaagaaaggcaagcacttaaAACAGAAGGCAGACCACCGTactaagcctaaacatcgcaacgggaAATCAATGTTTGCAATGGTGAAAAATCTGAAAGTAGTATTTGGAGCCAACCTACAGAGAGCGAAGATGGCTACATGGCGAT GTATATATGGGAAGTCCAAAGATACACTCGAAGCACGTAATGATatcaagcatatggaacaacgcgatGTCCTTCATTCGGAACCGAttgagaaaggaagccattacttgagtccagcgaGCTACACCCTAagcaagaaagagaaggaaattaTGTTTGAATGCctagagagcatcaaggtaccgtctagATACTCCTCAAATATAAAGAGTATAATAAGCACAAAAGATAAGAAGTTCATAAACCTAAAATCTCATGACTaccacgtgttgatgacacaattGCTTCCTGTTATAACTCGTGGTTTCCTTGCTGataatgtccgggcaacaacaACGAAGCTTTGTGTTTTCTTGAACGCAATTTCACAGAAGATCATCGATCTAGACAGTTTAGCAGCCCTTCAGGAGGACGTGGTGCAAtgccttgtcagctttgagttgatcttTCCACTGTCAttcttcaatataatgacgcatatTCTATGTCACGTTGTGAAAGAGATCGATATTATTGatcctgtgtacctacacaacatgtttcctttcgagaggtacatggacGTTCTAAAGAAGTACGTTCGTAACCGTTCTCGTCCGGaagcaagcatcgccaaggggaatggaacagaggag GGAAAGGGCACTCTTGGAAGGAGAGCAATTATGACTACAGACAacgatttattccgtaaagTACATTTCACGGTTTTGCAACAATCTTCGTTGgttgctccttacatcgaggagcaccaGGCGATTGTTCGCTCAGAAAACATTGGCAAGTCCGATGCCTGGATTACATGCTATcatattgatactttccccgcttGGCTGCGACAACacctcatgggtaacgagacgattgacCGACAACTAGCCTTCTTGGCTAGGGGACCATCTTGCTCGGTCTCGACATTCCAaggatatgaaatcaatggatacacattttacacaaGAGCCAAAGACaaaaagagcacgaaccaaaacaatGATGTTCGTATCAATGCCATAAGATATGATAGTACAACTAGCATGTATTACGGTGTCATCGACAACATATGGGAACTAGACTATGGACCCCTGAAGGTCCCTCTGTTTCGGTGCCAATGGATTGATGACAGCGGGAGCAGTGTAGTAGGACCAATGGTCTAG